The proteins below come from a single Chitinophaga pinensis DSM 2588 genomic window:
- a CDS encoding trans-sulfuration enzyme family protein: MKIATQLLHSIPVDELTGAISVPIYQTSTFVQESPGINKGFEFSRANNPTRKVLENLICSLEEGHAGFAFASGMAAIDAVMKLLKTGDEIMAVEDTYGGIFQMFQHMFERFGIKANFVDTSNTDKVLAAITPNTKMIWLESPTNPTLRISDIKSISKIAKQHNILLVVDNTLCTPLLQQPMPLGADIIIHSATKYLAGHTDVIAGLVVVNSKSLADQLRFNQNISGSILSPFEAWLTIRGIETLSLRLDKQCSNAMAIATWLAAHPAVDKVFYPGLSTHKNHHIARKQQKQYGALVSFSLKNDNIKNAIRVVNATKLFKLAESFGGVKSMLDHPTTMTHRNIPEEFRKKSGLPDSCIRLSVGIEDAEDLINDLKQALDKLNLPAGKQMTVLQ, translated from the coding sequence TTGAAAATAGCTACTCAATTATTGCATAGCATCCCGGTGGATGAGTTGACTGGCGCCATCTCCGTCCCCATCTACCAGACTTCCACCTTCGTGCAGGAGTCTCCCGGGATCAATAAGGGTTTTGAGTTCTCCCGTGCCAACAATCCTACCCGTAAAGTGCTGGAAAACCTGATATGCAGCCTGGAAGAAGGACATGCAGGTTTCGCTTTCGCCAGCGGTATGGCAGCGATTGACGCTGTGATGAAACTCCTGAAAACCGGTGACGAAATCATGGCCGTAGAAGATACCTACGGAGGCATCTTCCAGATGTTCCAGCACATGTTTGAACGCTTCGGTATCAAAGCTAATTTCGTCGACACCAGCAATACAGACAAAGTACTGGCAGCTATCACGCCCAATACGAAAATGATCTGGCTGGAATCGCCCACCAATCCGACATTACGCATCTCCGATATTAAATCCATCAGCAAAATTGCCAAACAGCATAACATCCTGCTGGTGGTGGATAATACCCTCTGTACCCCCCTGCTGCAACAACCAATGCCGCTGGGCGCAGATATCATTATCCACAGCGCTACCAAATATCTCGCAGGACATACTGACGTCATCGCAGGACTCGTAGTAGTCAATTCAAAATCGCTGGCCGATCAGCTACGCTTTAATCAGAATATTTCCGGTAGTATCCTCAGTCCTTTCGAAGCCTGGCTCACCATCAGAGGTATCGAAACACTGAGCCTCCGGCTGGATAAACAATGCAGCAATGCCATGGCAATCGCCACCTGGCTGGCTGCACATCCTGCAGTAGATAAAGTGTTCTATCCCGGCCTGAGCACACACAAGAATCATCATATCGCACGCAAACAGCAAAAACAATATGGCGCATTAGTCAGCTTCTCCCTGAAGAATGACAATATCAAAAATGCGATCCGTGTAGTGAATGCAACCAAACTCTTTAAACTCGCAGAAAGCTTCGGTGGTGTAAAAAGTATGCTCGATCATCCGACTACCATGACACACCGGAACATTCCGGAAGAATTCCGTAAAAAATCAGGTTTACCAGACTCCTGTATCCGTCTGTCAGTCGGTATCGAAGACGCGGAAGATCTGATCAACGATCTTAAACAGGCACTCGACAAATTGAACCTGCCTGCCGGAAAACAAATGACCGTGCTGCAATAA
- a CDS encoding DUF2851 family protein — MTIVPVDPIMSEELFQHIWQFRLFTQSGLCTLEGDAIQIDHPGQLNRHAGPDFTAARIRIGHTLWVGNVELHLKTSDWFRHGHQYNLQYRNVVLHIVFEHDITGAHTHGIPILELRHCIPKLLLQRYEWLRQSQAFVPCAGSVAEVPSLVWTGWKDRLLIERLEQRADVMKAWLLQTQYDWEEVCYRALARGAGMPVNGETFLELARSLPYKMLLRHQHDLLQLEALLFGQAGMLKGEIRDFAADEWTLRGAEMEREGKKGWRSGGDEVDLIRGDIADQAVIGDGKVQKTPDNYMTYLQQEYAYLRHKYKLLPMDAEHWKWLRMRPASFPTMKIAAMAGLLHRQAHLFSSILDAGDVHTLIKLLDVAPSGYWQTHYRFGKPVARTRMPGRRAVHNMLINTVLPLLYVYGREKKDSYYQERAVAFMRQLPPEDNHQIRAWKTLHVGVGSAGETQALLQLKQVYCEEKRCLHCAVGARLVRSGIA, encoded by the coding sequence ATGACCATTGTACCTGTTGATCCGATCATGTCGGAGGAGCTATTCCAGCATATCTGGCAATTCCGTTTATTTACGCAATCGGGGCTATGCACCCTGGAGGGAGATGCTATTCAGATAGATCATCCCGGGCAACTGAACCGTCATGCGGGACCTGATTTTACCGCTGCGCGCATCCGCATCGGCCATACCTTATGGGTGGGGAATGTGGAACTTCACCTGAAAACGTCTGACTGGTTCCGGCATGGGCATCAGTATAACCTGCAATACCGGAATGTTGTGCTCCATATCGTTTTTGAGCATGATATAACAGGTGCACACACACATGGTATTCCCATTCTTGAATTGCGGCACTGTATTCCGAAGTTATTATTACAGCGTTATGAATGGTTGCGGCAATCGCAGGCTTTTGTGCCCTGTGCAGGATCAGTGGCCGAAGTGCCTTCACTGGTATGGACGGGATGGAAAGACCGCTTGTTGATAGAACGGCTGGAACAACGGGCGGATGTCATGAAAGCCTGGCTATTGCAAACACAGTATGACTGGGAAGAGGTGTGTTACCGTGCTTTGGCCAGGGGGGCGGGTATGCCGGTAAATGGGGAGACCTTCCTGGAACTGGCCAGGTCATTACCCTACAAAATGTTGTTGCGTCATCAGCATGACTTGCTGCAACTGGAAGCTTTGTTATTTGGCCAGGCGGGTATGCTGAAAGGGGAGATCAGGGATTTTGCAGCCGATGAATGGACGTTGAGGGGAGCGGAGATGGAACGGGAGGGGAAGAAGGGATGGCGTTCAGGTGGAGATGAGGTGGACTTGATCCGGGGAGACATTGCAGATCAGGCAGTTATAGGAGATGGAAAAGTGCAGAAGACACCGGATAATTATATGACGTATCTGCAACAGGAATATGCATATCTGCGGCATAAATATAAGCTTTTGCCTATGGATGCAGAGCATTGGAAGTGGCTGCGGATGCGGCCTGCGTCTTTTCCGACTATGAAAATTGCCGCCATGGCAGGTTTACTACACAGACAGGCGCACCTGTTTTCTTCCATACTGGATGCCGGAGATGTGCATACGTTGATAAAGCTGCTGGATGTTGCCCCTTCCGGATACTGGCAAACGCATTACCGTTTTGGGAAGCCGGTGGCGCGGACAAGGATGCCGGGCAGGCGGGCGGTACATAATATGTTGATCAATACCGTTTTACCATTATTATATGTCTATGGCAGAGAAAAAAAGGATAGTTATTACCAGGAGCGGGCGGTGGCATTTATGCGACAGTTGCCACCGGAAGATAATCACCAGATACGTGCATGGAAAACCTTGCATGTCGGCGTCGGATCGGCAGGTGAAACACAGGCATTATTACAATTGAAACAGGTTTATTGTGAGGAAAAAAGGTGTCTGCATTGTGCGGTAGGAGCGAGGCTGGTGAGGAGTGGAATTGCCTGA
- the lipA gene encoding lipoyl synthase: MEETPITTATPCSTAPAAPRTKKPDWLRVKLPIGESYKQVRNLVDTHKLHTICESGNCPNMGECWGAGTATFMILGNICTRSCGFCAVATGRPEAVDWDEPQRVAEAIYLMKVKHAVITSVDRDELKDGGSIIWANTIKAVRSLNADTTMETLIPDFRGQWENLQRIIDVAPEVVSHNLETVERLTKQVRIQAKYHRSLEVIRRLKDGGMRTKSGIMLGLGETKEEVVQAMQDLYDNGCDVVTLGQYLQPTPKHLPVVRFVHPDEFAELREIGYNMGLDYVESGPLVRSSYHAEKHIHSGRAAK; encoded by the coding sequence ATGGAAGAAACACCGATCACGACCGCAACGCCATGTAGTACGGCACCAGCTGCACCAAGGACTAAAAAGCCTGATTGGCTGAGAGTTAAGTTGCCAATAGGGGAGAGTTACAAACAGGTTCGTAACCTGGTTGATACACATAAATTACACACGATCTGTGAGAGCGGTAACTGCCCGAATATGGGTGAATGCTGGGGAGCCGGCACCGCTACTTTTATGATATTGGGAAACATCTGTACCCGTAGCTGCGGATTCTGTGCGGTTGCTACCGGCAGACCGGAAGCCGTAGACTGGGATGAACCTCAGCGTGTGGCGGAAGCTATTTACCTGATGAAGGTAAAACACGCGGTAATTACCTCCGTGGACAGAGATGAACTGAAAGATGGTGGTTCTATCATCTGGGCAAATACCATTAAAGCTGTCAGATCACTGAATGCTGACACTACTATGGAGACATTGATCCCTGACTTCAGGGGCCAGTGGGAAAACTTACAGCGCATCATTGATGTGGCGCCTGAGGTAGTATCCCACAACCTGGAAACAGTGGAGCGTTTGACAAAACAAGTACGTATCCAGGCAAAATATCATCGTAGCCTGGAAGTTATCCGCCGCCTGAAAGACGGAGGCATGCGTACCAAGAGTGGTATCATGCTGGGTCTTGGCGAAACGAAAGAAGAAGTGGTACAGGCGATGCAAGACCTGTACGATAACGGATGTGACGTGGTGACACTCGGACAATATCTTCAACCTACCCCAAAACATTTACCGGTTGTCCGTTTTGTACATCCCGATGAGTTCGCAGAATTGCGTGAAATAGGATATAACATGGGTCTTGACTATGTAGAATCAGGACCACTGGTAAGATCCTCCTACCATGCAGAAAAACATATTCACAGTGGACGTGCCGCTAAGTAG
- a CDS encoding homoserine dehydrogenase: MENKIINLGIFGFGCVGQGLYEVLNRTKGINARIKKICIKDPNKPRPIDASYFTTDKNEILNDPTIDVVVELINETDAAFEIVSTALRNGKAVVSASKRMIAENLPALYQLQVENKVPFLYEASSCASIPIIRNLEEYYDNDLLNAVEGICNGSTNYILTKIFEENLSFETALKQAQELGFAETDPTLDIEGYDPKFKIVILLLHAFGTFVKPEEVFNFGIHHLNDFDIQFAKQRNCTIKLIGNCRRQNGHVNAYVLPHLIREHNLLYDVYNEYNGVLLESAFTDKQFFVGKGAGGTATGSAVLSDISALLYNYRYEYKKIKQSNQPAFTNDVQLKIYLRYSNASQVHLTDFYNISEKYESATYSYVVGVINLQKLKEADWLKNKDVNLLVLGEDHAR, encoded by the coding sequence ATGGAAAACAAAATCATCAATTTAGGCATTTTCGGATTTGGTTGTGTGGGACAAGGATTATACGAGGTACTAAACAGAACGAAAGGTATCAATGCCCGTATCAAAAAGATATGTATTAAAGATCCTAACAAGCCTCGTCCTATCGACGCAAGTTATTTTACTACAGACAAAAATGAAATCCTCAATGATCCAACCATTGATGTTGTAGTAGAACTGATCAATGAAACAGATGCTGCATTCGAAATAGTAAGCACTGCGCTGCGTAATGGTAAAGCTGTAGTAAGCGCCAGCAAACGTATGATCGCAGAAAACCTGCCTGCACTGTATCAGCTGCAGGTAGAAAACAAAGTACCGTTCCTGTACGAAGCATCCAGCTGCGCAAGTATTCCCATCATCCGTAACCTGGAAGAATACTATGATAACGACCTGCTGAATGCAGTTGAAGGGATCTGCAACGGTTCTACCAACTACATCCTCACCAAGATATTTGAAGAGAACCTGAGTTTTGAAACTGCCCTGAAACAGGCGCAGGAATTAGGTTTCGCAGAAACCGATCCTACCCTGGATATCGAAGGTTATGATCCGAAATTCAAGATCGTGATCCTGTTATTACATGCCTTCGGTACTTTCGTAAAACCGGAAGAAGTATTCAACTTCGGTATCCATCACCTGAACGACTTCGACATACAGTTTGCAAAACAACGTAACTGTACCATTAAACTGATCGGTAACTGCCGCAGGCAAAATGGTCATGTAAACGCATATGTATTGCCACACCTGATCCGTGAACACAACCTGCTATACGATGTATACAACGAATACAACGGCGTACTGCTGGAAAGTGCATTCACTGACAAACAGTTCTTCGTAGGTAAAGGCGCTGGTGGTACGGCCACCGGTAGCGCAGTACTCTCCGATATCTCTGCACTGCTTTATAACTATCGCTACGAATACAAAAAAATCAAACAGTCCAATCAGCCGGCATTCACCAACGATGTACAGCTGAAGATCTACCTGCGTTACAGCAATGCTTCACAGGTGCATCTGACAGACTTCTACAACATCTCTGAGAAATACGAATCCGCTACTTACAGCTATGTGGTAGGTGTGATCAATCTGCAGAAATTAAAAGAAGCAGACTGGTTGAAAAATAAAGATGTGAATCTGTTGGTACTGGGCGAAGACCACGCACGTTAG
- a CDS encoding redoxin domain-containing protein produces the protein MNIVFKRSLLALGLLSPLMTHAQTKEYRLKGEFKNVPPHTKVYIAVPAGFDTTVENGRENVTEKILLDSTDVKDGRFVLQGKISDPTYAYLALVPVADRTKIDRKTIYLEPGDITITSEGGLSTATFLGSGLNDDFVIAGMAEQQYSRASDSINGKYADDADIIRARQTLDQWFNGFKGDFVRQRPASYFSLLFVRDLLGQNLIRPREAASMYEKINDDYKHTKVGLALKTNIEQLLLVENGMPAPDFTCQDINGKAVSLSDYRGKHVLLEFWASWCTPCRAESPNLIAAYQKYKDAGFTILSVSLDQEGDREKWLKAIEKDGTGAWTHVTELKRFKGKVPKLYAVHSIPFNFLIDPSGKIVAKNLRGEALGATLQKIL, from the coding sequence ATGAACATTGTTTTTAAAAGAAGTTTGCTGGCCCTTGGCTTATTATCGCCCCTGATGACGCACGCACAAACAAAGGAGTATCGTTTAAAGGGGGAATTTAAAAATGTGCCGCCGCATACAAAAGTCTATATCGCTGTGCCTGCGGGATTTGATACGACAGTAGAGAATGGAAGAGAGAATGTTACCGAGAAAATCTTACTGGATTCTACAGACGTGAAAGATGGGCGATTTGTATTGCAAGGAAAGATTTCAGATCCGACATATGCTTATCTGGCATTGGTCCCGGTGGCTGACAGAACAAAGATCGACAGAAAGACTATTTATCTTGAACCAGGAGATATTACTATCACGAGTGAAGGCGGTTTGTCCACTGCTACATTTTTAGGCTCAGGGCTCAACGATGACTTTGTTATCGCAGGTATGGCAGAACAACAATATAGCAGGGCGAGTGATAGCATAAATGGGAAATATGCTGATGACGCAGATATTATCCGCGCAAGACAAACCCTGGATCAATGGTTCAATGGCTTTAAAGGTGATTTTGTCCGTCAACGGCCGGCTTCCTATTTCAGCTTGCTATTTGTGAGGGATTTGCTAGGCCAGAACCTGATCAGGCCCAGGGAGGCCGCATCAATGTATGAAAAAATCAACGATGATTATAAGCATACAAAGGTCGGTCTGGCACTTAAAACAAATATTGAGCAATTGCTGTTGGTGGAGAATGGAATGCCGGCACCTGATTTTACCTGCCAGGATATCAATGGAAAGGCGGTATCGCTTTCCGACTATCGTGGAAAGCATGTATTGCTTGAATTCTGGGCATCCTGGTGTACGCCCTGCCGGGCAGAGAGTCCTAATCTGATTGCTGCGTATCAAAAATATAAAGATGCAGGGTTTACCATCCTGAGTGTTTCACTGGATCAGGAAGGTGATAGAGAAAAATGGCTAAAGGCGATTGAAAAGGATGGAACAGGCGCCTGGACGCATGTTACTGAATTGAAACGCTTTAAAGGTAAAGTACCCAAATTATATGCGGTTCACAGTATTCCGTTCAATTTTCTGATTGATCCATCCGGGAAGATTGTTGCGAAGAATTTACGCGGAGAGGCACTGGGTGCGACATTGCAAAAGATATTATAG
- a CDS encoding efflux RND transporter periplasmic adaptor subunit, producing MKTKQHILLIGATGLFYLASCKGPAQKAAMVLPPTPVSVVPAVTGTAIYYDKYPATVVALNQVELRAQVSGYITGIFFKEGEVVQKGKPLYEIDRRKYEATYRQAEASIAQAKANLTKAQKDADRYHKLAEQDAIARQTLDNADAALDVSRSQLAAAEASLLSARTDLDYAVIKAPFTGRIGISQVKLGAQIGAGTTLLNTISSENPIAVDFVVNENDIPRFSGMQGKAVTPGDSTFRLQLPNGQAYTEPGRLTVVDRGVDNQTATIKVRIEFNNPKNELKEGMSGVMNVLNDQSGDRVIIPYKAVVEQMGEFFVFVAKDTVAEQRKIHLGPRLRESIVVMDGVKQGELVIAEGIQRLRDGGKIDTTTVKKAPDAAAKK from the coding sequence ATGAAAACAAAGCAACACATTCTCCTCATTGGCGCTACAGGCTTATTTTACCTGGCTTCCTGTAAAGGCCCGGCTCAGAAAGCAGCCATGGTATTGCCTCCTACACCGGTAAGCGTAGTGCCGGCAGTTACTGGTACTGCTATTTACTACGATAAATATCCCGCTACAGTGGTAGCACTGAACCAGGTTGAACTGCGTGCACAGGTGTCAGGATATATTACCGGCATTTTCTTTAAAGAAGGTGAAGTGGTACAGAAAGGAAAACCGCTCTATGAAATAGACCGTCGTAAGTATGAAGCTACTTATCGCCAGGCAGAAGCTAGTATTGCCCAGGCAAAAGCGAACCTTACGAAAGCACAAAAAGACGCAGACCGTTATCATAAACTGGCAGAGCAGGACGCGATTGCCCGTCAGACGCTGGACAATGCAGACGCTGCACTGGACGTGAGCCGTAGCCAGCTCGCCGCTGCGGAAGCTTCTTTACTGTCTGCCCGCACAGATCTGGACTATGCTGTAATTAAAGCTCCTTTTACCGGCCGTATCGGTATCTCCCAGGTGAAACTGGGTGCACAGATCGGTGCCGGAACGACTTTACTGAATACTATTTCCTCAGAGAATCCGATCGCTGTTGATTTCGTGGTGAATGAAAATGATATCCCACGTTTCTCCGGTATGCAGGGTAAAGCGGTAACTCCGGGTGATTCTACTTTCCGTCTGCAATTGCCTAACGGACAGGCTTATACTGAACCGGGTCGTCTGACAGTAGTCGATCGTGGTGTAGATAACCAGACAGCTACTATCAAGGTGCGTATTGAATTCAACAACCCGAAGAATGAGCTGAAAGAAGGTATGAGTGGTGTGATGAATGTACTGAACGATCAGTCAGGCGATCGCGTAATCATTCCTTACAAAGCAGTGGTTGAACAGATGGGTGAATTTTTCGTATTTGTTGCGAAAGATACTGTTGCAGAACAGCGTAAAATACATCTGGGCCCTCGTCTGAGAGAAAGCATCGTCGTAATGGACGGTGTTAAACAAGGCGAGCTGGTGATTGCAGAAGGTATACAGCGTTTACGCGATGGTGGTAAGATTGATACCACTACCGTAAAGAAAGCGCCGGATGCCGCAGCTAAGAAATAG
- a CDS encoding TolC family protein translates to MKRVFYLTAVLSAVLYNAPSYAQQVSDSLLPQATLQACIQYALTHQPVVKQARLDEDITEYTIKGKLADWYPQIGVDYSLNHYLKIPTSYFNGNYVQLGVENNSAALFQWNQNLFTRDLLLAGRTARDVRKQAKQNTESYRIDVVANVTKAYYGMLLTERQIDVLDEDVTRLERSLKDAYNQYQGGIVDKTDYKRATISLNNTRAQRKTAAEQLKASEAQLRQLMGYPVNGPLPLVYDTVQMVQNIQLDTTVTVTYNNRVEMQLLETQKTLLDAQLKYNKWSFIPTVSAFANYNFNYLNPEFSKLYNNNVPSSQIGLKVSLPIFQGSKRIYNIRQAELQIKRNDLDIENLRNQINTEYTQAMATYKGNLNQFYVMKENVDLAQEVYSLIEMQYREGVKTYLEVITAQTDLRSAQLNYYNAMYTVLSSKVDLQRSLGTISTNNY, encoded by the coding sequence ATGAAAAGAGTATTTTATCTGACCGCCGTACTAAGCGCCGTGCTGTATAATGCACCGTCTTATGCGCAACAGGTCTCCGATTCACTGCTTCCTCAAGCCACCCTCCAGGCTTGTATTCAGTATGCGCTCACCCACCAGCCGGTTGTGAAACAGGCCAGACTGGATGAGGATATTACTGAATACACCATCAAGGGAAAGCTTGCGGATTGGTACCCGCAGATTGGGGTAGATTACAGCCTCAACCACTATCTTAAGATTCCCACCTCCTATTTTAACGGGAACTATGTACAGTTGGGCGTAGAAAACAACTCCGCAGCTTTGTTCCAATGGAACCAGAACCTGTTTACCCGTGATCTTTTGCTGGCAGGCAGAACTGCCCGTGACGTACGCAAACAGGCAAAACAAAACACAGAAAGCTATCGTATCGATGTTGTCGCTAACGTGACAAAGGCTTATTACGGTATGCTGCTGACTGAACGTCAGATAGATGTCCTGGATGAAGATGTGACACGTCTGGAACGTAGTCTGAAAGACGCTTACAACCAATACCAGGGTGGTATTGTGGATAAAACCGACTATAAAAGGGCGACTATCTCCCTGAATAACACCCGGGCGCAGAGAAAGACAGCTGCGGAGCAACTGAAAGCCAGCGAAGCACAGCTTCGTCAGCTGATGGGGTATCCTGTGAATGGTCCGCTGCCACTGGTATATGATACCGTGCAGATGGTTCAGAACATACAGCTGGATACGACGGTGACGGTGACTTATAATAACAGGGTCGAGATGCAGTTGCTGGAGACGCAGAAAACCCTTTTAGATGCGCAGCTGAAGTATAACAAGTGGAGCTTTATTCCTACTGTTTCTGCATTTGCGAACTATAACTTCAACTATCTGAACCCGGAATTCTCCAAGTTGTACAACAACAACGTACCGAGTTCACAGATAGGTCTCAAAGTGTCCCTGCCTATTTTCCAGGGGTCTAAACGTATCTACAACATTCGCCAGGCGGAGCTGCAGATCAAACGTAATGACCTGGATATAGAAAACCTGCGCAACCAGATCAATACTGAATATACCCAGGCGATGGCTACCTATAAGGGGAACCTCAACCAGTTTTATGTGATGAAGGAGAATGTGGACCTGGCACAGGAAGTATACAGTCTGATAGAAATGCAGTACAGGGAAGGGGTGAAAACCTATCTTGAGGTGATCACTGCACAGACAGACCTGCGTTCAGCACAACTGAATTACTATAACGCAATGTATACTGTGCTGTCCAGCAAAGTGGATCTGCAACGTTCATTGGGTACAATATCAACAAACAACTACTAA